In one window of Streptomyces roseofulvus DNA:
- a CDS encoding DUF501 domain-containing protein, translated as METPPPQTERTEPTEADVAAFEAQLGRPPRGLRAIAHRCPCGNPDVVETAPRLPDGTPFPTTYYLTCPRAASAIGTLEANGVMKEMQARLATDPELAAAYRAAHEDYIARRDAIEVLEGFPSAGGMPDRVKCLHVLVGHSLVAGPGVNPFGDEALAMLPEWWAKGPCVNPCADREADKEEEKGA; from the coding sequence ATGGAAACGCCCCCTCCGCAGACCGAACGCACCGAGCCCACCGAGGCGGACGTCGCCGCCTTCGAGGCCCAGCTCGGCCGGCCGCCGCGCGGCCTGCGCGCCATCGCGCACCGCTGCCCCTGCGGCAACCCGGACGTCGTCGAGACCGCGCCCCGGCTGCCCGACGGCACCCCCTTCCCCACCACGTACTACCTCACCTGCCCCCGGGCGGCCTCGGCCATCGGCACCCTGGAGGCCAACGGGGTCATGAAGGAGATGCAGGCCCGGCTCGCCACCGACCCGGAGCTCGCCGCCGCCTACCGCGCGGCGCACGAGGACTACATCGCCCGCCGCGACGCCATCGAGGTCCTGGAGGGCTTCCCCAGCGCCGGCGGCATGCCCGACCGCGTGAAGTGCCTGCACGTCCTCGTCGGCCACTCGCTCGTCGCCGGCCCCGGCGTCAACCCGTTCGGCGACGAGGCCCTGGCCATGCTCCCCGAGTGGTGGGCCAAGGGCCCGTGCGTGAACCCGTGCGCGGACAGGGAAGCGGACAAGGAAGAGGAGAAGGGCGCGTGA
- a CDS encoding cyclopropane-fatty-acyl-phospholipid synthase family protein gives MADAATRLATLAEELLGSPLPVRLRAWDGSEAGPAGTGPVLVIRDRRALRRMIWKPGELGLARAWVAGEMDVEGDLYEALDRLSGLLWERDGETGGGLLAAARDPRVRAAVAALLRLAGPLPPPKPPAEEVRGRSGGRHSKRRDKRAISHHYDVGNDFYALVLGPSMVYSCAYWTDGGTLEEAQRDKLDLIARKLALKEGDRLLDVGCGWGSMAIHAAREYGARVVGITLSREQAAFARKRIAEEGLADRIEIRVQDYRDVSDGPFDAISSIGMAEHVGAVRYREYADILFGLLKPGGRLLNHQISRRPEPDEEAYHVDAFIDAYVFPDGELAPMGRTLTTLEDAGFEVRDVEAIREHYALTLRRWVANLEREWDRAVRLTSPGRARIWRLYMAASAVSFERNRIGVNQFLAVKTPVSGVSGLPRRTREWTE, from the coding sequence ATGGCCGACGCCGCGACGCGGCTCGCGACTCTCGCCGAGGAACTGCTGGGAAGTCCCCTCCCGGTGCGCCTGCGCGCCTGGGACGGCAGCGAGGCGGGCCCCGCGGGAACCGGCCCGGTCCTGGTCATCAGGGATCGCAGGGCGCTGCGCAGGATGATCTGGAAGCCGGGCGAACTGGGCCTGGCCCGTGCCTGGGTGGCGGGCGAGATGGACGTCGAGGGGGACCTCTACGAGGCCCTGGACCGCCTCTCCGGACTGCTCTGGGAGCGCGACGGGGAGACCGGCGGCGGGCTGCTCGCCGCCGCCCGCGACCCGCGCGTCCGGGCCGCCGTGGCGGCGCTGCTCCGGCTCGCCGGGCCGCTGCCGCCGCCGAAGCCGCCGGCCGAGGAGGTCAGGGGCCGCAGCGGCGGCCGGCACAGCAAGCGCCGCGACAAGCGGGCGATCAGTCACCACTACGACGTGGGCAACGACTTCTACGCGCTGGTGCTCGGCCCGTCGATGGTCTACTCGTGCGCCTACTGGACGGACGGCGGCACGCTGGAGGAGGCCCAGCGGGACAAGCTGGACCTCATCGCCCGCAAGCTGGCCCTGAAGGAGGGCGACCGGCTGCTCGACGTGGGCTGCGGCTGGGGCTCGATGGCGATCCACGCGGCCCGCGAGTACGGCGCCCGGGTGGTCGGCATCACCCTCTCCCGCGAACAGGCCGCCTTCGCGCGCAAGCGGATCGCGGAGGAGGGGCTCGCCGACCGGATCGAGATCCGGGTCCAGGACTACCGCGACGTGTCCGACGGGCCCTTCGACGCCATCTCCTCCATCGGCATGGCCGAGCACGTCGGCGCCGTGCGGTACCGGGAGTACGCCGACATCCTGTTCGGCCTCCTGAAGCCCGGCGGACGGCTCCTGAACCACCAGATCTCCCGCCGCCCGGAGCCCGACGAGGAGGCGTACCACGTGGACGCCTTCATCGACGCGTACGTCTTCCCGGACGGCGAACTCGCCCCGATGGGCCGCACCCTGACGACCCTGGAGGACGCCGGCTTCGAGGTCCGGGACGTGGAGGCGATCCGCGAGCACTACGCGCTGACGCTGCGCCGGTGGGTGGCGAACCTGGAGCGGGAGTGGGACCGGGCGGTCCGGCTCACCTCGCCCGGGCGGGCCCGGATCTGGCGGCTCTACATGGCGGCCTCGGCGGTCTCCTTCGAGCGCAACCGGATCGGCGTGAACCAGTTCCTGGCGGTGAAGACGCCGGTGTCGGGCGTGAGCGGGCTGCCGCGGCGGACGCGGGAGTGGACGGAGTAG
- a CDS encoding ABC transporter ATP-binding protein — MTTTPTVPRTTAVAARATELTKVYGEGETQVVALDRVSVDFRQGEFTAIMGPSGSGKSTLMHCVAGLDSFSSGSVRIGDTELSTLKDKHLTQLRRDKIGFIFQAFNLLPTLTAMENITLPMDIAGRKPDQAWVRQVIDMLGLSGRLKHRPTELSGGQQQRVAVARALASQPEIIFGDEPTGNLDSRSGAEVLGFLRNSVRELGQTVVMVTHDPVAASYADRVIFLADGRIVDEMLRPSADGVLDRMKAFDAKGRTS, encoded by the coding sequence GTGACCACCACCCCCACCGTGCCCCGCACCACCGCGGTGGCCGCCCGCGCCACGGAGCTCACGAAGGTCTACGGAGAGGGCGAGACCCAGGTGGTCGCGCTCGACCGGGTCAGCGTGGACTTCCGCCAGGGCGAGTTCACCGCGATCATGGGCCCCTCCGGCTCCGGCAAGTCGACGCTCATGCACTGCGTCGCCGGCCTCGACTCCTTCTCCTCCGGCTCGGTCCGGATCGGCGACACCGAGCTGTCGACCCTCAAGGACAAGCACCTCACCCAGCTCCGCCGGGACAAGATCGGCTTCATCTTCCAGGCGTTCAACCTGCTGCCGACCCTGACCGCCATGGAGAACATCACGCTCCCCATGGACATCGCCGGCCGCAAGCCCGACCAGGCCTGGGTCCGGCAGGTCATCGACATGCTCGGCCTCTCGGGCCGGCTCAAGCACCGCCCCACCGAGCTCTCCGGCGGCCAGCAGCAGCGCGTCGCCGTCGCCCGCGCCCTCGCCTCCCAGCCCGAGATCATCTTCGGCGACGAGCCCACCGGAAACCTGGACTCGCGCTCCGGCGCCGAGGTCCTCGGCTTCCTCCGCAACTCGGTCCGCGAGCTCGGCCAGACCGTCGTCATGGTCACCCACGACCCCGTCGCCGCCTCCTACGCCGACCGCGTGATCTTCCTGGCCGACGGCCGGATCGTCGACGAGATGCTGCGCCCCTCCGCCGACGGCGTCCTCGACCGCATGAAGGCGTTCGACGCCAAGGGCCGTACGAGCTGA
- a CDS encoding Bax inhibitor-1/YccA family protein: protein MRSSNPVFSRRGFSRDNGYAGFNAQQPQAGGPAVGANPYATGNPYADGATNPYATNPYAPQDVQTGAPQQARGNVMTIDDVVSRTAMTLGTVVLTAVLSWLLLPVDPANLGKSYGIAIGAALVALVLSLVQSFKRKPSPALILGYAAFEGVFLGVISAAVSTYIADGVVIQAVLGTMAVFAGVLIAYKMGWIRVNRRFTGFVIAAAMGFMLLMVANLLFAVFAGGDGLGFRSGGLGILFGVIGIILGACFLALDFKQVEDGVTYGAPREEAWLAAFGLTMTLVWIYLEMLRLLSILQGDD, encoded by the coding sequence ATGAGGAGCAGCAACCCGGTCTTCTCGCGACGGGGGTTCAGCCGCGACAACGGCTACGCGGGCTTCAACGCGCAGCAGCCGCAGGCCGGGGGCCCCGCCGTCGGAGCCAACCCGTACGCGACCGGCAACCCGTACGCGGACGGTGCGACCAACCCGTACGCCACCAACCCCTACGCGCCGCAGGACGTCCAGACGGGCGCCCCGCAGCAGGCCCGCGGCAACGTGATGACGATCGACGACGTCGTGAGCCGTACGGCCATGACGCTCGGTACGGTCGTGCTCACCGCTGTCCTGTCCTGGCTCCTGCTGCCGGTCGACCCGGCGAACCTCGGCAAGTCCTACGGCATCGCCATCGGCGCCGCCCTGGTCGCCCTGGTCCTGTCGCTGGTGCAGTCCTTCAAGCGCAAGCCGTCGCCGGCGCTCATCCTGGGCTACGCGGCCTTCGAGGGCGTCTTCCTCGGTGTGATCTCCGCGGCCGTCTCGACCTACATCGCCGACGGCGTGGTCATCCAGGCGGTCCTCGGCACGATGGCGGTCTTCGCCGGTGTGCTCATCGCCTACAAGATGGGCTGGATCCGGGTCAACCGCCGCTTCACCGGCTTCGTGATCGCCGCGGCCATGGGCTTCATGCTGCTCATGGTGGCCAACCTGCTCTTCGCGGTCTTCGCCGGCGGTGACGGCCTCGGCTTCCGCAGCGGTGGCCTCGGCATCCTCTTCGGTGTCATCGGCATCATCCTGGGCGCCTGCTTCCTGGCCCTCGACTTCAAGCAGGTCGAGGACGGCGTGACCTACGGCGCGCCGCGCGAGGAGGCCTGGCTGGCCGCCTTCGGTCTCACCATGACCCTGGTGTGGATCTACCTGGAGATGCTGCGTCTGCTGTCGATCCTGCAGGGCGACGACTGA
- a CDS encoding NAD(P)/FAD-dependent oxidoreductase — translation MSTTERPRILIVGGGYVGLYAARRILKKMRYAEATVTVVDPRSYMTYQPFLPEAAAGSISPRHVVVPLRRVVRGAEVLTGRVTTIDQDRKVATIAPLVGEAYELPFDYLVISMGAVSRTFPIPGLAEQGIGMKGIEEAIGLRNHVLEQLDKADSTTDEEVRRKALTFVFVGGGFAGAETIGEVEDMARDAAKYYTNVSREDMRFVLVDAADKILPEVGPKLGQYGKEHLESRGIEIYLETSMDSCVDGHVVLKNGLEVDSNTIVWTAGVKPNPALARFGLPLGPRGHVDCNEKLQVNGLDYVWAAGDNAQVPDLAAIKAGVPAERAWCPPNAQHALRQAKVLGDNVVSGMRGFEQRAYSHANKGAVAGLGLHKGVAMIVMGKFKIKLKGRLAWYMHRGYHGMAMPTFNRKIRVFADWTLGMFLKREVVSLGAMETPREEFYEAAKPAPAPAAAAPAPEKAKAS, via the coding sequence ATGAGCACCACGGAGCGTCCCAGGATCCTCATCGTAGGCGGCGGGTACGTTGGCCTGTACGCCGCGCGGCGCATCCTCAAGAAGATGCGTTACGCCGAGGCGACCGTCACGGTCGTCGACCCGCGGTCGTACATGACGTACCAGCCCTTCCTCCCCGAAGCCGCCGCCGGCAGCATCTCGCCGCGCCACGTCGTCGTCCCGCTGCGGCGCGTCGTGCGCGGAGCCGAGGTGCTCACCGGCCGGGTCACCACCATCGACCAGGACCGCAAGGTCGCCACGATCGCGCCGCTCGTCGGCGAGGCGTACGAGCTGCCCTTCGACTACCTGGTCATCTCGATGGGTGCCGTCTCCCGCACCTTCCCGATCCCCGGCCTCGCCGAGCAGGGCATCGGCATGAAGGGCATCGAGGAGGCCATCGGGCTGCGCAACCACGTCCTCGAGCAGCTGGACAAGGCCGACTCGACCACCGACGAGGAGGTCCGCCGCAAGGCCCTGACCTTCGTCTTCGTCGGCGGTGGCTTCGCCGGCGCCGAGACCATCGGCGAGGTCGAGGACATGGCCCGCGACGCGGCCAAGTACTACACGAACGTGTCCCGCGAGGACATGCGCTTCGTGCTGGTCGACGCCGCCGACAAGATCCTCCCCGAGGTGGGCCCCAAGCTCGGCCAGTACGGCAAGGAGCACCTGGAGAGCCGCGGCATCGAGATCTACCTGGAGACCTCCATGGACTCCTGCGTGGACGGCCACGTCGTGCTCAAGAACGGCCTCGAGGTCGACTCCAACACCATCGTGTGGACCGCCGGCGTCAAGCCGAACCCGGCCCTCGCCCGCTTCGGCCTCCCGCTCGGCCCCCGCGGCCACGTGGACTGCAACGAGAAGCTGCAGGTCAACGGCCTCGACTACGTCTGGGCCGCGGGCGACAACGCCCAGGTCCCGGACCTGGCCGCGATCAAGGCCGGCGTCCCGGCCGAGCGCGCCTGGTGCCCGCCGAACGCCCAGCACGCGCTGCGCCAGGCCAAGGTCCTCGGCGACAACGTCGTGTCCGGCATGCGCGGCTTCGAGCAGCGCGCGTACAGCCACGCCAACAAGGGCGCGGTCGCCGGTCTCGGCCTGCACAAGGGCGTGGCCATGATCGTCATGGGCAAGTTCAAGATCAAGCTCAAGGGCCGTCTCGCCTGGTACATGCACCGTGGCTACCACGGCATGGCGATGCCGACCTTCAACCGCAAGATCCGCGTCTTCGCCGACTGGACCCTCGGCATGTTCCTCAAGCGCGAGGTCGTCTCGCTCGGCGCCATGGAGACGCCGCGCGAGGAGTTCTACGAGGCCGCCAAGCCCGCCCCGGCCCCCGCCGCGGCCGCGCCGGCCCCGGAGAAGGCCAAGGCGTCGTAA
- a CDS encoding alpha/beta hydrolase, translating to MSSFALRAHTVTVDGLDVFYREAGDPANPTLVLLHGFPSSSHMYRGLIAELADSYHLIAPDHIGFGASAAPAVEDFAYGFEKLTEITLGLLDRLGAERFALYIQDYGAPIGLRIASRHPERVTAIVTQSGNAYLEGFTPFWDVLFAHAEDRAAHEPAVRELLTAEATRWQYTHGVPADRLDRIAPETWTLDQAGLDRPGNKEIQLQLFWDYQFNLDGYPAFQEYFRTHRPPLLAVWGRNDEIFGPAGAEAFARDLPDAEIHLLDAGHFALETHGEEIAALVRDFLGRHAK from the coding sequence ATGTCCAGCTTCGCCCTGCGCGCCCACACCGTCACCGTCGACGGGCTCGACGTCTTCTACCGGGAGGCCGGCGACCCGGCCAACCCCACCCTCGTCCTGCTGCACGGCTTCCCGTCCAGCTCGCACATGTACCGGGGGCTCATCGCCGAGCTCGCCGACTCCTACCACCTGATCGCCCCCGACCACATCGGCTTCGGCGCCTCCGCCGCCCCGGCCGTCGAGGACTTCGCGTACGGCTTCGAGAAGCTCACCGAGATCACCCTCGGACTCCTCGACCGGCTCGGCGCGGAGCGCTTCGCGCTCTACATCCAGGACTACGGCGCCCCCATCGGCCTGCGGATCGCCTCCCGGCACCCCGAGCGCGTCACCGCGATCGTCACCCAGAGCGGCAACGCCTACCTGGAGGGCTTCACGCCCTTCTGGGACGTCCTCTTCGCCCACGCCGAGGACCGGGCCGCCCACGAGCCGGCGGTACGCGAGCTGCTCACCGCCGAGGCCACCCGCTGGCAGTACACCCACGGCGTCCCCGCCGACCGGCTCGACCGGATCGCCCCCGAGACCTGGACCCTGGACCAGGCCGGCCTCGACCGGCCCGGCAACAAGGAGATCCAGCTCCAGCTCTTCTGGGACTACCAGTTCAACCTCGACGGCTACCCGGCCTTCCAGGAGTACTTCCGCACCCACCGGCCGCCGCTGCTCGCCGTCTGGGGGCGCAACGACGAGATCTTCGGCCCGGCCGGTGCCGAGGCCTTCGCCCGGGACCTGCCCGACGCGGAGATCCACCTGCTCGACGCCGGGCACTTCGCGCTGGAGACCCACGGCGAGGAGATCGCGGCCCTGGTCCGCGACTTCCTCGGACGCCACGCGAAGTGA
- a CDS encoding TetR/AcrR family transcriptional regulator, with protein MDAETAGLRVLDTAERLFDERGVQAVGMDAIRSASGVSLKRLYQVFPSKELLVEAVLKRRDEAVRGSLTAHGARTAEGPYERVLAVFDWLGDWFAEPGFRGCAFINAFGELGGVTPSVAAIARDHKEALRGYLAEQTDALGAPRELADQLALLANGAMAIAGITGSAEPAAQAKAAARVLLDAARP; from the coding sequence ATGGATGCGGAAACCGCCGGGCTGAGGGTGCTGGACACCGCGGAGCGGCTCTTCGACGAACGGGGGGTGCAGGCCGTCGGCATGGACGCCATCCGCTCCGCGTCCGGCGTCTCGCTCAAGCGGCTGTACCAGGTCTTCCCGTCCAAGGAACTGCTCGTGGAGGCGGTCCTGAAGCGCCGGGACGAGGCCGTCAGGGGCTCGCTGACCGCCCACGGCGCCCGGACCGCCGAGGGGCCGTACGAACGCGTCCTGGCGGTCTTCGACTGGCTCGGCGACTGGTTCGCGGAGCCCGGCTTCCGCGGCTGCGCCTTCATCAACGCCTTCGGGGAGCTGGGCGGGGTGACCCCGTCCGTGGCCGCGATCGCCCGCGACCACAAGGAGGCCCTGCGGGGCTACCTCGCGGAGCAGACCGACGCCCTGGGCGCCCCGCGGGAGCTCGCCGACCAGCTGGCCCTGCTCGCCAACGGCGCCATGGCGATCGCGGGCATCACCGGCTCCGCGGAGCCGGCCGCCCAGGCGAAGGCGGCGGCCCGCGTCCTGCTCGACGCGGCGCGCCCCTGA
- a CDS encoding septum formation initiator family protein, which produces MAVKDRDRFSTATRIRLIGEQTAARVYRSQTRRQARRSRLTGRAAFLALVVCSLVVALAYPIRSYVSQQGEIADQERRAAEAARRVEELRDEKARLQDPAYVRRLAREHLHYVLPGETGFTVNDPGAADRPRADQGTADRPWYDNLWDGVDNADRH; this is translated from the coding sequence ATGGCCGTGAAGGACCGGGACCGGTTCTCGACCGCGACCCGGATCAGGCTGATCGGCGAGCAGACCGCCGCCCGTGTCTACCGCTCCCAGACCCGGCGCCAGGCCCGGCGCTCCCGGCTCACCGGCCGCGCCGCCTTCCTCGCCCTGGTCGTCTGCTCCCTCGTCGTCGCCCTCGCCTACCCGATACGGAGCTACGTCTCCCAGCAGGGCGAGATCGCCGACCAGGAGCGCAGGGCCGCCGAGGCCGCCCGGCGGGTCGAGGAGCTGCGGGACGAGAAGGCCCGCCTCCAGGACCCCGCCTACGTCCGCCGCCTCGCCCGTGAACACCTCCACTACGTGCTCCCCGGCGAGACCGGCTTCACCGTGAACGACCCCGGGGCGGCCGACCGCCCCCGCGCCGACCAGGGCACGGCCGACCGCCCCTGGTACGACAACCTCTGGGACGGCGTGGACAACGCCGACCGCCACTGA
- a CDS encoding ABC transporter permease, which produces MFRTALRNVLAHKARLLMTVLAVMLGVAFVSGTLVFTDTLSQAFRGQSAKSYDDVAVAVALRPDPEEAAKNPGLSQATVDKVAKLDGVTGVRPRVDGFAGVPDAKGKLIGSGWSNKGTNFAPGPDGKDPALSFTTGNGPAAADQIALDKETADKGGYQVGERVRVATNGPVKEYTLSGVFTTEDGAVNAGGSLVVFDAPVAQKLYLKPGYYSDLNVSAAKGTDAGKLRDEILKVVPKAATAQTGQALADEQAREIESGLGSLNQMLLGFAGIALFVGIFLISNTFTMLVAQRTRELALMRAVGASRKQITRSVLAEAGVVGLVASAVGYVLGIGLAVGLRSGMAAFELKVPDGELVLGATPVLAAFGVGVLITVLAAWLPGRRAAKIPPVAAMNSVHATPNTKSLVVRNAIGAAVTAIGAVLIVLGANTGGDEGRMIIAGGAFATLVGVIILIPFLSRPVIALIRPFFVKVFGISGKLAGLNAVRNPRRTGATASALAIGLTLVTGLTVIGVSAGQALDKMTVDNIKADYMVTMASGDGLSQEALTALEKAPGVTAVSPQQAGAFEIKGTYTSASGVTPGAIEKVLKVDVVNGSLAGLADGQIAVAEKTADKRGLKVGATVPVEYLDKKKGELRIAAVYKDSEFLSPVLVDTKILDAHDPEKYIPQIFVSTDGGPSDAREQALIKALGDNPAISVMDEKDIRDTFGGQINLMLNIMYGLLAMALIIAVLGVVNTLAMSVFERQQEIGMIRAIGLDRRRVKRMVRLEAVVISVFGAIVGIGLGTFLAWAIGKTFESSLPGYGLVVPWDRVGIFLVLAGLVGVLASLWPARSAARLNMLTAIKAE; this is translated from the coding sequence ATGTTCCGTACCGCCCTGCGCAACGTCCTCGCGCACAAGGCGCGGCTGCTGATGACCGTGCTCGCCGTGATGCTCGGCGTCGCCTTCGTCTCCGGCACCCTCGTCTTCACCGACACCCTCTCCCAGGCCTTCCGCGGCCAGTCCGCGAAGAGCTACGACGACGTCGCCGTGGCCGTCGCCCTGCGGCCGGATCCCGAGGAGGCCGCCAAGAACCCCGGCCTCTCCCAGGCCACCGTCGACAAGGTCGCGAAGCTCGACGGCGTCACCGGCGTCCGGCCGCGCGTCGACGGCTTCGCCGGCGTCCCGGACGCGAAGGGCAAGCTGATCGGCTCCGGCTGGTCCAACAAGGGCACCAACTTCGCCCCCGGCCCCGACGGCAAGGACCCGGCCCTCTCCTTCACCACCGGGAACGGCCCCGCCGCGGCGGACCAGATCGCCCTCGACAAGGAGACCGCCGACAAGGGCGGCTACCAGGTCGGCGAGCGGGTCCGCGTCGCCACCAACGGCCCGGTGAAGGAGTACACCCTCTCCGGCGTCTTCACCACCGAGGACGGCGCCGTCAACGCCGGCGGCAGCCTCGTCGTCTTCGACGCCCCGGTCGCCCAGAAGCTCTACCTCAAGCCGGGCTACTACTCCGACCTGAACGTCTCGGCGGCCAAGGGCACCGACGCCGGGAAGCTCCGCGACGAGATCCTGAAGGTCGTCCCGAAGGCAGCCACCGCCCAGACCGGCCAGGCCCTCGCCGACGAGCAGGCCCGCGAGATCGAGTCCGGCCTCGGCAGCCTCAACCAGATGCTGCTCGGCTTCGCCGGCATCGCGCTCTTCGTCGGCATCTTCCTGATCTCCAACACCTTCACCATGCTGGTCGCCCAGCGCACCAGGGAACTGGCCCTGATGCGCGCGGTGGGCGCCTCGCGCAAGCAGATCACCCGCTCCGTCCTCGCCGAGGCCGGCGTCGTCGGCCTGGTCGCCTCCGCCGTCGGCTACGTCCTCGGCATCGGGCTCGCCGTGGGCCTGCGCTCCGGCATGGCCGCCTTCGAGCTGAAGGTCCCGGACGGCGAGCTGGTGCTCGGCGCCACTCCGGTCCTCGCCGCCTTCGGCGTCGGCGTCCTCATCACCGTGCTGGCCGCCTGGCTGCCCGGCCGCCGCGCCGCGAAGATCCCGCCGGTCGCCGCGATGAACAGCGTCCACGCCACCCCGAACACCAAGTCGCTCGTCGTACGGAACGCGATCGGGGCCGCCGTCACCGCGATCGGCGCCGTCCTCATCGTGCTCGGTGCCAACACCGGCGGCGACGAGGGCCGCATGATCATCGCGGGCGGCGCCTTCGCCACCCTCGTCGGCGTCATCATCCTCATCCCCTTCCTGTCCCGGCCGGTGATCGCCCTGATCCGCCCCTTCTTCGTGAAGGTCTTCGGGATCTCCGGCAAGCTCGCCGGCCTCAACGCGGTCCGCAACCCGCGCCGCACCGGCGCCACCGCCTCCGCGCTCGCCATCGGCCTCACCCTGGTCACCGGCCTCACCGTGATCGGCGTCAGCGCCGGCCAGGCCCTCGACAAGATGACCGTCGACAACATCAAGGCCGACTACATGGTCACCATGGCCAGCGGCGACGGCCTGTCGCAGGAGGCCCTGACGGCCCTGGAGAAGGCCCCGGGCGTCACCGCGGTCTCCCCGCAGCAGGCCGGCGCCTTCGAGATCAAGGGCACCTACACCTCCGCCTCCGGCGTCACCCCCGGCGCCATCGAGAAGGTCCTCAAGGTCGACGTCGTGAACGGCTCGCTGGCCGGGCTCGCCGACGGACAGATCGCCGTCGCCGAGAAGACCGCCGACAAGCGCGGCCTCAAGGTCGGCGCCACCGTCCCGGTCGAGTACCTGGACAAGAAGAAGGGCGAGCTGAGGATCGCCGCGGTCTACAAGGACAGCGAGTTCCTCTCCCCCGTCCTCGTGGACACGAAGATCCTCGACGCGCACGACCCGGAGAAGTACATCCCGCAGATCTTCGTCTCCACCGACGGCGGTCCGAGCGACGCCCGCGAGCAGGCCCTGATCAAGGCCCTGGGCGACAACCCCGCCATCTCCGTCATGGACGAGAAGGACATCCGCGACACCTTCGGCGGCCAGATCAACCTGATGCTCAACATCATGTACGGCCTGCTCGCGATGGCCCTGATCATCGCCGTCCTCGGCGTCGTCAACACCCTCGCGATGTCCGTCTTCGAGCGCCAGCAGGAGATCGGCATGATCCGGGCGATCGGTCTCGACCGCCGCCGGGTGAAGCGCATGGTCCGCCTGGAGGCCGTGGTCATCTCGGTCTTCGGCGCGATCGTCGGCATCGGCCTCGGCACCTTCCTCGCCTGGGCCATCGGCAAGACCTTCGAGTCGAGCCTGCCGGGCTACGGCCTGGTCGTGCCGTGGGACCGGGTCGGGATCTTCCTGGTGCTGGCCGGCCTGGTCGGCGTGCTGGCCTCGCTCTGGCCGGCCCGCAGCGCCGCCCGCCTGAACATGCTCACCGCCATCAAGGCCGAGTAG
- a CDS encoding Ppx/GppA phosphatase family protein, with protein sequence MTRVAGIDCGTNSIRLLVADVHPETGELIELDRRMTIVRLGQGVDKTGRLAPEALERTFAACRAYAAVIEELGAERIRFVATSASRDAENRQEFVDGVVAILGVEPEVITGDQEAEFSFTGATGELHGDDRRLVVDIGGGSTEFVVGNRHVEAARSVDIGCVRLTERHVRHDPPTAEEAEAIRADVRAALDLAAETVPIEAADTLVGLAGSVTTVAAIALGLPEYDSEKVHHSRISAAQVAEVTARLLASTHDERAAIPVVHPGRVDVIVAGALVLQEIVERVGATEVVVSEHDILDGIALSVA encoded by the coding sequence GTGACCCGGGTCGCCGGAATCGACTGCGGCACCAACTCCATCCGCCTCCTCGTCGCCGACGTGCACCCGGAGACCGGCGAGCTGATCGAGCTGGACCGGCGGATGACGATCGTCCGGCTCGGCCAGGGCGTCGACAAGACCGGCCGGCTCGCCCCCGAGGCGCTGGAGCGGACCTTCGCCGCCTGCCGCGCGTACGCCGCCGTCATCGAGGAGCTCGGCGCCGAGCGGATCCGCTTCGTCGCCACCTCCGCCTCCCGCGACGCCGAGAACCGGCAGGAGTTCGTCGACGGGGTCGTCGCGATCCTCGGCGTCGAGCCCGAGGTCATCACCGGCGACCAGGAGGCCGAGTTCTCCTTCACCGGCGCCACCGGCGAGCTGCACGGCGACGACCGGCGCCTCGTCGTCGACATCGGCGGCGGCTCCACCGAGTTCGTGGTCGGCAACCGGCACGTCGAGGCCGCCCGCTCCGTCGACATCGGCTGCGTCCGCCTCACCGAGCGGCACGTCCGGCACGACCCGCCGACCGCCGAGGAGGCCGAGGCCATCCGCGCCGACGTCCGCGCCGCCCTCGACCTGGCCGCCGAGACCGTCCCGATCGAGGCCGCCGACACGCTCGTCGGCCTGGCCGGCTCCGTCACCACCGTCGCCGCCATCGCCCTCGGGCTGCCGGAGTACGACTCCGAGAAGGTCCACCACTCCCGGATCTCCGCCGCCCAGGTCGCCGAGGTCACCGCCCGGCTGCTCGCCTCCACCCACGACGAGCGGGCCGCGATCCCCGTCGTCCACCCCGGCCGGGTGGACGTCATCGTGGCCGGCGCGCTCGTCCTCCAGGAGATCGTGGAGCGGGTCGGAGCCACCGAGGTCGTGGTCAGCGAGCACGACATCCTCGATGGGATCGCCCTATCCGTGGCATAG